Proteins co-encoded in one Arachis hypogaea cultivar Tifrunner chromosome 11, arahy.Tifrunner.gnm2.J5K5, whole genome shotgun sequence genomic window:
- the LOC112723173 gene encoding organelle RRM domain-containing protein 1, chloroplastic — protein sequence MEVMSFCVTFIKFHTFAFLKPKVATTQIQGLSLPNNRSKHCNLYSSSSSSSRSIAATATLYPSTTQKNRHWMVLMEPPPHGVTSKSQLIDYYASTLHKVLASERDAQMCIYDASYDTHFGFCCDIDPQITSQLTSLPGVLLVRPDPDFSSSEKDYSLSSGQEGLLSNSKLQFETNMLFFLENSKHWLVRIDKPAVGIVTKAQMVDYFVQILTKVMGNEKDAQMCIYHVSWKKIFGFCCELDDDCAQELAGVPGILSVQPDNNFESENKDYEGNNLENSLSVQKSFEASQAAPLRTKKLFVTGLSFYTSEKTLRAAFEGFGDLVEVKIIMDKISKRSKGYAFVEYTTEEAASAALKEMNGKIINGWMIVVDVAKTNPPRHNRVMSGHQFHKPKAF from the coding sequence atggAAGTTATGTCTTTTTGTGTCACATTCATCAAATTTCATACATTTGCCTTTCTGAAACCAAAAGTAGCAACAACCCAAATTCAGGGCCTTTCACTACCCAATAATAGGAGCAAACATTGCAATctttattcatcttcttcttcatcttcaagaaGTATAGCAGCAACAGCAACACTATACCCTTCCACCACACAGAAGAACCGCCACTGGATGGTACTCATGGAGCCTCCACCTCACGGTGTCACTTCCAAGTCACAACTCATCGATTATTACGCCAGCACTCTCCACAAAGTCCTTGCTAGTGAGAGAGATGCTCAAATGTGTATATATGATGCTTCCTACGATACACACTTTGGTTTCTGTTGTGACATTGATCCACAAATAACCTCCCAACTCACAAGTTTACCGGGGGTCTTGTTAGTTAGGCCTGATCCGGATTTCAGTTCTTCGGAAAAGGACTATAGTCTATCAAGTGGTCAAGAAGGTCTGCTATCGAATTCAAAACTACAATTTGAAACCAACATGTTATTCTTTCTTGAGAATTCAAAGCATTGGCTTGTTAGAATTGATAAACCTGCTGTTGGGATTGTTACAAAGGCTCAGATGGTCGATTATTTTGTTCAAATATTGACCAAGGTCATGGGAAACGAGAAGGATGCTCAGATGTGCATATATCATGTTTCTTGGAAAAAAATATTTGGTTTTTGCTGTGAACTTGATGACGACTGTGCACAGGAGTTAGCTGGTGTGCCTGGTATCTTATCAGTTCAACCAGATAATAATTTTGAGTCAGAAAATAAGGATTATGAAGGTAATAACTTGGAAAACAGTTTGAGTGTGCAAAAATCTTTTGAAGCAAGTCAGGCAGCTCCCCTGCGAACGAAAAAGCTTTTTGTGACAGGACTATCGTTTTATACATCTGAGAAAACCTTACGCGCAGCATTTGAAGGCTTTGGTGATCTTGTTGAAGTCAAAATCATTATGGATAAAATTTCCAAAAGGTCCAAGGGTTATGCATTTGTTGAGTACACCACAGAGGAGGCTGCAAGCGCAGCATTGAAAGAGATGAATGGCAAGATTATTAATGGATGGATGATAGTAGTGGATGTTGCCAAGACTAACCCACCAAGGCACAACAGGGTCATGTCAGGCCATCAGTTTCACAAGCCAAAAGCCTTTTAA